The following DNA comes from Sparus aurata chromosome 3, fSpaAur1.1, whole genome shotgun sequence.
TCGGAGCACTCAAGATGGATGTCATTACATGGTGCAATCAGGGCCTGAGTTGTTAGGTGAGATGAAATGTCTCAGACTCACGGCTCAAAACAGTTGTTCAACAGGGCAAGAAAAGCAGAAGTTGCACACCATCCAATGATGTGTGGCTTTCCTTGTGCATGAAACAGCTGACAGCTGCTTTAAGAACACTGTGTTTTTTGTAACCGTGTTGAAGTCCTCAGGGTTGGATCACCCCTGTTCATCCAGGGTTCCCACTGTGCTGGTTTGAGCTTAGATCAGACTCCATTTCCACAGCAGCTCCAGAACATCGAGCTGACAGACGGTCCACAGAGCGAGGTGAGGCGTTGTTGGCTCGGTGACCACGGCAGCACGCCATCACGTCAGCAAGGTCAGCCCGGAAAGATGGTGTGTAGAAGCCATAGATGACCGGGTCACAGCATGTGTTCAGGTTGCCAAAGACAAATAGTATGTGATGCACATACTCAGGTGTGTGCCTGATCATGGCTGGTTGGAACCAGTACCAGACCCCAAGGAGGTAGTAGGGTGTCCAGCAGATAACAAAGGAGCTAACAATCACGATGGTCATCTTGAGGGTCTTCATTCGGGCTTTGGGTATCATGTCTGTTCCACTGCGTCTCAGGCAGGGATTGCcatctgcaaaaacacaacatggacaacattcacaaaaagtcaaatataGCAAAACATACATTCCATTAATGTACAATGTGTAAAAAGTTCAACAGCAATGACCCGGTTACTCAAGGTAATCCAAAGACCTGGTTGttagcagtttcatgtaggaactactTTTTTCCTGTCAAACTACACCCACCAACTTTGTCCCAGTGCAGAGAGAAGGCAGGAAGTACGCATCTACTCAGGGCCAAGAGGCTTGTGCTCATGACAGCACGGGATGATGACATTATTGGTGTCCTCCTCAGCTGAGTGGGTTCATAACACATGtacactctgattttatgattaGACAGGCTGCTTCCCATTATTTTAAACACTTCCATTACACAGTAATGTCACTGGTAAATTTAATCAGCAGCACTAAAAATAACAGAGGAGGAAACCGAATTAACCTATTATcctctgaaataaatattttcagacAGGATCACAGGATCTATCAGGACAGTTGCTTCACTCCATActatttcactgaatgaatctgaactgtgtgtgtgaccttttaAAGTGTAGAAGAACACATAACTTTCACTGACATAAAAGTTCTAACCAATGCTGTTGACGAGTCAAGAGTTTTAAACAAAGAAGTTCATCGGCTGTTCCTGCAGCTGGAGGATTATTGGAggatattttcctcattaaggaTGTATTTCTCCCCTCTCATCCCACCATTATTGATCAGGATTATACTCTTTATGACAAATCCGCCTGATCCATTGACTGAAAAAGGTTGACTTGTTTCTAGACATCTTAATGCAGAATGAAtacatattatatcttaaaAATCTCACAAAAAGATATTTGGATTATCTTGAATAATCGGCTCATGATTTCTgtaaagagacattgctgtcgagcttttcaaatatatttttgtaaatgtgagATTCACAAGCTTAGTGCCTTCTAGTTTCATTATattggagagaaggcagacatctctacagctgatCTCTCTAAAACCAAGAaactcacaacaaaacaatgtagaCGGCTAAGTAAAACTACAGATTTAAGGAAAAATATATCTTTTTGATCTGGGAGTGAATGGTCACTTTAAATCACTGCAGCTATGTGCAGTGTTGGCTGGAAAGAGTTCAAACTGCCCCTCTCCAGATTGTGGAGAGTCACACACCTTTGCTCTTGTGCATCTGCCCATTGATCTTGGTGAGGATGCGGGAGTAGCAGAAAGTCATGACAAGCAGGGGGAAGACATACAGTGTCACAAAGTGAAACATGTTGTATGCCGTCTCCTGCCAAGGATAAGGGAAACTTCCATGGGTCACACACTGAGTGAAGTCCACTCCATCAGCTTTAATGGCCCGAAAGATGAACAGCTGAGGATGAAGAGTGTACAGAGATGAGGAATGAATTCATGCAGGCACAGAAAATCACAGtgtagtttgtttttatcaaacaaACATTAGATTTGTTTATAGCAAACAAACTACACAAAGAAGCGCACAATGCAGACACTCCTTTGACTCCATGTTGTGCATTAAAGTCTCTTTAATGCACCTCAGCGTCCCAATTATAGCATGTCAAAAACACAACCTAACAATCAGCTGTTTGGGACTGTTCTGGAACCAGATTTGACTGTGATGAAGCTAAAGTGAGCTGTTAACCAGGTTAACATGAGGGCCACAAGTATGCAAGTAAAGGTTCTATGCAGCAGTCGAAGACGAgtgtgactgaataaacaacacatCACTGATGGACCAGAAGGTTGTACTCAATTAAAACTCTAGTAATTACAAAAAACTGCACAGTATATTCTATATATTTCTCAATTCAACCAAATCCCATTTGCAGAACCCTCCCAAAATACAATGTCCTGCTGTGTACATATGTTCTTCCTAAGCACcacagagctccattgttgtctTAAACTATAAAAACACAGTAGCCCCATCCTCACTGCCCTTTCAGTGCGCGAATCATGTGGCGATTCTCCACATCGCCGTCTGTGTCAAAGTTTCCGATGCGGAGACGGGGGATGGTTTTGTTCTGGCTCTGATCTACCTCTGAAGATAGTATCCGTCATCCATGTGAAGAGAAGATCGGGGAGCGGGGTCATGTcaatctgatggtgttcacaaaCTGACAGCAGTTATACATGGAAAAGCCTCTGTCATCCTGTCCGTCTTAACTACTCTTGGTCACATTCCTGcctgaaaaaacttttttcctGGCAAAAACTACACTCACTAatttgtctccttccactattgtgttgttgtagtgaCTGTCTTGAAAAAATCACAGCCACTGTCAGCCCCTCTAaccaagacttcagtgaactttcccccagaaaacagcaacagcaTGAAAGAGTCACACAGGGTCCGCTGTTTTCTGATGGTGATTATTTTGATAGAgcgaaaaatgtaactttgacactttccaggatgtttggtgggtcagcaTCTCagtcacaacacattataactgcatccatatgattattaACAGTTGTGGATACATGTTTTGAATAACAGGTGGACGCCGGGGGAATAACATTGAAAATAACCCACAGATGTCaacatcatgatgtgtaccatCAGTCCTCTTTAGGATCCGCAGCGGTGGCGTGCTGTATGAATTTACATGCTGGAGCAGCTTAACGCTGTAGCtacttggttcagtgtgaacaaagaaatgcagaggAGTGGCGAGCTATCACTGCAGCGATAATGCGGAGTCTCTGTGTGCAAAGGGCTAGTgagtcacacactgtttctcTATTaccatggacacacacactgttggtTAGTTTCACTCCCTCACACGCCATCCTGCTGCCACAAATACTCACCTCAAATGTGGATTAATCCGCTGCCGAAAATAGTCACCAACATATACAATATTTCATCATATTTGAGTCACTTTTGTTTAAAACTACAGTGACAAGCTGTTTTAGGGAATTATTGAGCCTTTtataaaaatgaaactgaagATTTGCTAGGTGTTTTTAAAGGTTCATGTCTTAAGCAGGAACCTGTGGGCTTGGGGTAAGAGGTTAGGTTAGgaggaaaaaagtaaaatgccAGCCCTattggttttaaaacaaacactatagagaaaaacagaaatagacATATGTATTAGTAaaagtatacagtatattcatCACTCATCAGTTTGGCCTGACTTACAGGTCAGTACCATGCTGGGTACAAGCTCTTTGTTggctccttttctcctcctgacAGCACATCAGTGACAGATCAGCTTCAGCCGACTCCTCTTTTATTCTACTGTCTCACAGAGGAGACTGCCGATTACAATCTGATGAGACTGGAATGCCTTCGCTGTCACATTTAGTCTGTTCAGAGGCTATATGGACAAATACCTTATCGGCTAGAATTACTTTTAGTAATGTGCACTGAACTGcgatgaataaaacaataaatacataaaataaacaggAGTAATTATCTAAGACAAAGGAAAGCAACTGGTAGAAAATGATATTAATGAGCAAAAACAAAGGCAGCActcaaaaacagttttctcaGGTCTAAAGTACTGTGCCTGAGAGATACAGTGcctataaaatgtatttacccCCTTAATTGTTTCTCCCcgtttattgcttttataaatggaatcacGGTCAATATACAAAGAATCTACACCCAATATACTATGGGGGATGTTCAGTGGCTTGGAAATGTTTTCGTATCCCTTTTCAAATTTTTTCACAGAGTTGCTTGGAGTGGCCAGGAGTACTGATTAATCAGTGACGGGACCTTCAGACACAGGTGTCCCATAACTACAATCACTCAAGACCCATTCACTGCACTCAGGTGATCTCCATTTCACAAATTGTGATACTACTAGCACCAACTCTTCCATTGAAAGCAGCAGAGGGCATAAGGTATTTTGGAAGCAtaacctggaagttagcatcTCCCTGGTCCCCTCGACATAAAGCCTGTGGGATGTTGGATTATTTccaaaaataatctctgtgacaaacacaagttaaGGTTacttacacattttgttcaacaagataatcttcacagatgaacaccacttttgtgatttttaaacCTTAATGCAAACACCAGCAGTAAAAAAGCAGGACTATAATGATTTCTTAGCCATAATGTCACAGGcaataaatgtatgtaatgtatgtaaaatATGCCAGAGCATAATTTGCACAGGATGGAATCATTTCTATTTATcaattgtattgtattgaaaATACACAAGCTGTGTTCTGTCACATTCCTCATTTCGATTGGCTAAATAGTTTGTGTGTCAGTTCAGACTACCTCATCTAAAATCAAATAATGTTTGTGGAACTACAAGTCCAGTCTAGTGTTAGTACAAGTGATACAGGCCTGAAGCTCAACGTGTAACCAGCAGCAGGCTTTACTGTACCTGAGGAGAAGCCAGCAGCAGACTCAGAGTCCAGGCCACTAGCAGCATGCGTCTGTTCCTGAGCCCAGCATCAAGAGAATCCAGGGGATGGAGGATGGCCCGATAGCGGTCCAGACTGACCACCACCAGTATAAATGCTGCTGAGTGCATGGCAAAGAGCTTGAGGTAACACAGCAGCTTACACATGACATCCCCAGCATACCATTGCACTGTAATGTTCCAAATGGCATCCAGTGGCATCACCACAAACGTCATCACCAGGTCAGCTAACGCCAAGCTGGCGATGAGCGGGCGCAGGTGTGCTGCGAGGCGGTACCCCCGGCCCCAGCATACACTGATCAGGACGGACAGGTTACTGCCAGcggcaaacacaaacagcaccaGAGTGGCTGCTACACGGCAGCGGGCAGCCACAGTGAAGGATGGAGCCTCCCAGGGTGGAGGGGAGGCTGGAACAGATGAGTTGAGCAGCAAGAAGATGGGGCTGTTCTCAGCAgacaggtttctcttcatcctGTGCTAGAGGGAGAAAAGGATCATGTCACACCGAGCAGCATGTATGATGACAGAGGCCACTGAGCAGGCCATCAGATGAGATCATCAGATGAGATCAGATCATCAGATCAGATCataaaatcaaatcatcagATCAAATAATCAGATTAGATCAGTGCAGATCATATCAGATCAGATCATCAGatcttgagcaagatactgaaccctaagTAGCTCCTGACCTGATACAAtgcataataacaataacaataataataataataataatagatttaatttatatagcgcctttcagggtacccaaggacacttaacaaagtggaacaaacaaaacaaagaataaatggagtgcctgtcagtcagcacggagggaacagCCGCACCGCCGCTAGCACCGCAGGGAACAGCACCTTCCTTCAAAGCAAACTTGCGTCTGGAGGccccgtgcacacagcgggggcgacGCAGAGGACCCAGAGATCCAGTCCCAGCGATGGAGCCTGGGGTGAAGTGACCAGGAAGTCCAGGAGCTCCCGCACTGAACACCCGAAGACCCCACCAGGAACGACGGAGTCgggggagaccacagcagcagagaagagCGACATCGAAGTCAGGCGGTGAACAACCCAGAGgttgtggaggagggaggacaaaCGGAGCAGCGACAGCCAACAGAGCATTGAGCACGTCTTACAAGTTAGCGTTActatgctaacagctaatcagtgaggctaacagctgatcagcggggctaacagctgatcagcggagaatggtgagtccatggagccaa
Coding sequences within:
- the gnrhr1 gene encoding gonadotropin releasing hormone receptor 1 translates to MKRNLSAENSPIFLLLNSSVPASPPPWEAPSFTVAARCRVAATLVLFVFAAGSNLSVLISVCWGRGYRLAAHLRPLIASLALADLVMTFVVMPLDAIWNITVQWYAGDVMCKLLCYLKLFAMHSAAFILVVVSLDRYRAILHPLDSLDAGLRNRRMLLVAWTLSLLLASPQLFIFRAIKADGVDFTQCVTHGSFPYPWQETAYNMFHFVTLYVFPLLVMTFCYSRILTKINGQMHKSKDGNPCLRRSGTDMIPKARMKTLKMTIVIVSSFVICWTPYYLLGVWYWFQPAMIRHTPEYVHHILFVFGNLNTCCDPVIYGFYTPSFRADLADVMACCRGHRANNASPRSVDRLSARCSGAAVEMESDLSSNQHSGNPG